TTAGATAATGGACTACTGTATTTTAAGCGTCATCGTGCGTAAAGAGGCGTCTAATAACGCTTTTAGTTTTATGTTCATAAACTATAGTTTGGTGTAGTGTGTTGAGAGTTTTAACTTTCTCGTGGGTAATTCTAGTAGGTACTCAAACAGCATGTGTGAGTAACTACGTAGATAATGTAGTGAGGGAGGTTACAGGAGAGTTAAGCGTGCTGGACGTGTCTAGACTCCTTGTAGACGTCTCTCTTGACTTGAGATTCTATAGAAGCGTGACTCTAGAGTGTAAGGTTAGATCAATCCAGAAAACTCAAAGAAATAACTAGTGAGTAGAGTTTACTTGAGGGGGGCTAGTGAAGGTTTTGATTACTGGTGGTGCGGGGTTCATAGGTCATAACCTAGCGCTTCATCTAATTAGGAGAGGATATGATGTTGTAGTAGTTGATTCTATGGAGAGGTCGAATGATTATGCCTTGAGGAGGCTTAAAAAGTTCGGAGTACCTGTTGTTGAAGGTGACGTGAGGAGATTTAGTAGTTACAGTAACTTTGACGTAGTGGTTCATGCTGCTGCTTACGTGAGTGTTGAAGAGTCTGTTAGAGAGCCTATCAAGTATCTAGAGAACAACGTCTTGGGCACTGCTAAGGTTGGCTATGAGTGTGGGAAGAAGGGTATAAAGCTAGTATACTTAAGCTCGGCAGCAGTCTACGGAGAGCCGCAGAAGCTACCTATCGGTGAAGACCACCCCACAAGACCTAAATCACCTTACGGACTGAGCAAACTTCAAGGAGAAGAGATACTGAGAAATTTCGCCACAGTCTATAGTCTTAAGTACGTGACTTTAAGATTATTTAATGTTTATGGACCCGGACAGAACTCCTCATACGCTGGCGTCATAACTAGTTTCATTCAAAGAGCTTTGAATAGTGAGCCATTAATTATTTACGGCGACGGGGAACAGACAAGAGACTTCGTATATGTTGGGGACGTAGCTGAAGTAATCGAGTTCTTGATCAAAGAAGAAGTGTTTGATAACGAGACCTACAATGTTGGTTCAGGACAACCCACAACAATTAAAGAGCTTGCTAAGACAGTCATGAAGTTAGTTAATAAGGATTTACCGTTAATACATGAACCACCAAGACCTGGAGATATAAGACACAGCGTAGCTGATATAAGCAAGATAATGAAGCTCGCTAGAATCAAGCCAACACCTATTGAGGAAGGACTTGAGAAGACCTTAAGTGAGTTGAGAACTGACTGTTCTTGCCTGACCTCCTCCCTGCCCTAAAGGATGAAGTTTCAACCATAATAAATTGGAGGGAGCTTAAGTATTTTTAAAGAGTTCTAACTGCAGACTTAGAGGGGTGATGAAAGTTTAAATATGTCGGATTTGCGGCACACTCAGGAGATGTTAGTGGAGAACTGATTTCAAGAACTTCAAGAATTATTAGGGGGTTACGCGATTGTTGCGGTGTTGATGATTTAGTCTTAGTTGTCGGTGGTTATTGGGGTCTCATGAAGGAGGTCGTTGACTCGGCTCTCGAGCTTGGTTTCAAAGTCCTCATAATACCTCCTATAGACCAGGAAGAGGTTCCGTTTCCTGACGAAGCGATAGTAGTTAGAACGGGAACCTCCTACAGAATCAGGTCAGTATTCTTAGTCAGGACTTCAGACGTCCTGATAGTTCTTGGCGGTGGTGCTGGATGTATTCAGGAGTTAATAACTGCGTACACGGAGGGGAAGCCTTCTTACGTCTTAGTCAATACTGGGATGCCTACAGACATAGTTGAGAGTATGCCTGAATATATAGACCATAGGAAGCTAGCTCCTATAATGAAGTACCGTGACGAAAACACGCTACTTAGAGACTTATGTAATCACTTAAAAACCAGCAAAACAACGAGTACTAAATACGCCGTACGTGTAGGGTAAGCAGTTACGAGGTGTCTAAGCATATTAGAGAAGATAGAGAGGTTTAGACATAAAATCTGGAACGAGTACTATTAAGAAGCTGAAGAACTTACTAAATAGAAATTCTTCAGGTAGTTAAGTAATGCCTTTCACTCCACTACACTTAGGTCCTCCACTAATCTTAGGCTACCTACTTAGGCGCCATATTCACTGGCCCACACTAATAATCACTTCAGTATTAGTAGACTTAGAACCCCTGACAATTCTTCTGCTTAACTTAAATACTTACCCTGTTCACGGATACCTACATACGTTCGCTTCAGCAGTTCTTCTCGGGTCTTTAGTTGGTTTAGTCGTGTGGTTGTTTAGAAAATATTTCAACCACTTATTTAGCTTATTTGTACTTACGACGAGGGACTCCTCGCTAAGTAGCTATATGGTAGCAGGATTTAGTGGTTGGTTTATTCATGTATTGATTGACTCGCCGCTGTATTCAGACATAAGACCACTCTACCCGTTAAATATAAACCCTCTTTACTGCCCGTACGTAAGTGATGCGATAATTAAGTCATGTCTCTACTTAACTCTCATAGGTGTTGTTATCTACCTACTACATTTCTACAAGACTTACTTAAGATAGTGGATGACCTACAGAATTGGAATTTCTGTTTAGACGTTTCTATACGTAGTTTTCTTTTAGTCTACTAACTCTACCGACGCAATAACCTACTGTTTCTGAAGTTATTCAGTGAACTTTACTTGATCTATCATATTTAAAAACTTTGTAGCTGTTATTATAGTCAAGGTGTTAATATGAGGAAGCTTCTAGTTTGTTTAGCTATAGTGTTTGTCTTAATTTCCGTGCTTATCCCAACGTTTGCTGAGGCTCGTCCAGCAAGTATTAGACTCATTATTGGTGTTAATTTAAGTAGTAATTACTTACGTGCTAAGTCAGTTATTGAGAGCCTTGGTTCTGTAGTGCTTGAGATTCCTGAAATAAGCGCGTTAGTTACTGAAGCTCCTCCCCACTTACTAGGATATTTAAAGTCTCTCTCGTTCGTTAAGTATGTTGAGGAAGACAAGCCTATCAAAACATCTACTGAGGTTCAGTGGAATGTGGGATTAGTTGAAGCGCCTGAAGTTTGGGCTCTAAATACTACTTACGGCGACGCCGCCTACGGATATCAAACAAGCATCAGGGTTGCTGTAGTAGATACTGGAATAAGCTATACTCACACAGATCTTTACGGTTCTATAGACTGGTGTGTCGTCTCTTTAAGAAACACTAAGACGTTCTATAAAGGAACTAATTTGAAAAACTGCAATGATCAAAACGGTCACGGAACACACGTAGCTGGAATAATAGCCGCTAGATTGAACGGCTTCGGCGTAGCCGGAGTTGCACCGAAAGTAGTCCTATACGCTGTAAGAGTTCTTGACGCCAGCGGTGGTGGTTACGTGAGTGACGTAGCTAAGGGGATAGTAGAAGCTACTAAGGGACCTGACAACACTCCAGGCACGAGTGACGATGCTGACGTGATCTCAATGTCTCTCGGGGGACCTCACTCTCAGACACTTTATGATGCGATACTCTATGCGTACAGCTACAACGTAGTTCTAGTTGCTGCCGCAGGGAACGAGGGTGCCTCAACACCTTCATGCCCGGCCTGCTACAGTGAAGTCATAGCTGTAGGGGCCATAGACCAAAACTTAAGCGTCCCGAGCTGGAGTAACAAGAACCCAGATCTTGTGGCCCCGGGAGTAAACATACTCTCTACATGGCCTAGAAACAGGTACGTATATTTAAGCGGAACCAGTATGTCATGCCCACACGTCTCAGCAATTGTAGCTCTAATGCAAGCAATAAGGATTGCTGACGGGAAAGGTAAGCTAACACCAACGCAGGTGAAGGAAATCCTAACAACAACTGCCATAGACTTAGGGACTGCTGGATATGACGAAACCTACGGCTATGGATTAGTAAACGCGGTTGCCTCAGTTAATGAGGCATTAAACACTCCTTAAGTAAAGCTATTTGAGGACTTACACCTCTATAGGTTCCTCTCTTCACGCCCGCTTTTATCAAAGTCATTATCGAACGAGGCTCTCTGTAGCCACGCTTTCTCAGCATAATGGTATTACATATTTGAAAGCCTGCCCTTCAGGGCGGGGAGGAGGTCAGTTCTTCAGAGCTGTCGGCGAGGAGCAACTCACAGAGCTTTGTCCTTGCTAAAGGTTCGTCAGATCATCGACTCCAGAAAATATTTGTTGTTGGTTGTAAAATTTCTGTTCTGAGGGACTAAGTCTTTAGTTCAGTAATTGATTTTAATTTTTGTAGAGATAATCACATTGGTAGCGGTAAAGGTGTTGTGTAGTGAGTGAACGAGCCGTCGTTGTAGAGAATCTCGTCAAGGTTTATGGAAGGGACTCTATAGGCGTTGATAAAGTGTCTTTTATAGTCAATAGTGGAGAGATCTACGCGCTGGTCGGCCCTAATGGGAGTGGTAAGACTACTACTTTGAGAATCATATCTACTCTGATTAAGCCTACCTACGGCAGTGTTTACGTGTTTGGGGTAGATGTTGTGAGGGAGCCTCTGCGTGTTAGGTCTATGATAAATTATCTGCCTGAAGAAGCTGGTGCTTACCGTGACTTAACAGGTCTTGATTTCATGAAGTTTATGCTCTCGCTGAGGTTTAGTAGTAGGGAGTTAGGAGATGCGATAGAAGAGGCCGTCAAGATAGCTGATTTAGGCAATTATTTAAGAAAGCCTGTCAGAACGTACAGTAAGGGCATGAAGCGAATACTCGCGGTCAGTACGGTCTTGGCTTCAAGACCTAAGCTACTCATACTTGATGAGCCGACAACAGGTCTTGACGTCGAGAGAAGTCTTTACGTGAGAGACATGATTAGGAAGTATAATGAGCATTATGGAATCACGGTGCTTCTAAGCAGTCACAACATGCTGGAAGTAGAGTACTTAAGTCACAGGGTGGGAGTACTTTATAAGGGGAGATTAATCGCTGAAGGAGCACCAGAACAACTGAAGAAATCTCTGGGTGCTGTGAATTTAGAGGAGGCCTTCATGAAATTGAAAATGGGGCGGGGCGTCGCTGAGTGATGATTGCACAACTAATTAAAAGAGAAGTAAAGGCCTTCATCAAGAATCCTGGTTTCATAATAGGAATTATACTAATGATAAGCTTTTACGGAATATTAGGCAACATCGTTGGTAGTGCTACAAAGTCGGCAGTTGAGGAAGTCATGGAATCAAGCGTTGGATTAGTTTTGGGAGAAGATACTAAGCTCGTTAGAGAGCTGATCAAGTTACTCAATACTACTATGGGAGGTAGAGTCCGCGTTTATAGCTCGCTAGACGAGGCTATCTCAGAGACTGGGGTCGGCATACTGATACCTGCAGGCTTTACTGAAAACGCTACCTCACTCGATAAGCCTGTTGTTTTAGGGGGTGGCGTTAGAGTAACTACTTTTTCATTAACGGGTGCTCAAGCTAGGGCAGGCTTACTAACTACAGTCTCAAACACCATAGAGAGACTACTGCCTCTAGCTATAAGCGCTACTTATAACGTAAGTCTACAACCCCAGAAGCCTGTTTTAGTAAGTGGTAATATATCATTTTATGATAAGAAAATAAGCCAGGAAGAGTTTCTCGCGATCACTGCTCTCATATCATTCACTCCGCTCTTCATCAGCTTAATTCTGGGCATGAATACAACATACGCCTCACAACTAGTGGCTGTAGAGAAAGTAGAGAAGGCTTTCGAGATGTTGTTAGCTCAACCTATCCGCAGGAGAGACATAGTGTTAGCTAAGATATTAGGCGCTTCTGTAGCGTCAGTACTTTTCGGAGCAGTATACTTAGCCGGCATGCTAGCCATGTTTGTCGGCACTACCGGAAGTGTAACAGCTCCCGCAGGTACCGAGCAAGTCTCTCCGATCATTATAACAGTAAATTTACTCGGTCCCGAAATATTAGGCTTGATTGGACTGACCATTGTCATCGGCTTAATATCCTCAGGAGCAATCGGCGTCATAATAGGGTCTATAGTTAGTGATGAGAGGATTGCCGGCGGGCTGGCAACTCCAGTCATGTTAGTCTTCATAGGTATCGGATTTTTAACTATGTTTATGGGTCTCCCACCAAATCCTGTAACGGCTTTTTTGGCAGGCTTAACAATAGTTTCATTGCCGTACATGTACGCAATCTCACTGCTCTCGGGAGAGACAGTCTTAATAACATATTCAATAATTGTTGCAATAGGCATGTGCTCCCTCTTAATATACGTAGCCTCAACAATATTCAACAGAGACATAGTCGTGCTAGGATTGAGAATCTCGTGGAGCAAGAAAACAAAGGAAAGATTATGATTGACTCTTCTGTTTCCCGTCCTAGGTTTTTGTAGGTTTTCCTAGGACGGGAAACAGAAACACACAAGCATTGATTTAGTCAAGCCTCGATAAAGGATTTTATGTTTTAGTTCTAAATCATGAAGGAGAACGATGAAATGATGTCTGAGGTTAGAGTCTCGGTTGTCGTTCCCACATACAATGAGAGAGAAAATATTGATGAGTTGCTAAGCAGGATTAACACGTCATTAAGTGGTGTTGATTACGAGGTAGTTGTAGTTGATGATAATTCTCCTGACGGGACTGCAGAGCGTGTTATAGAACTCTCAAGCATATATCCAGTTAAGCTAGTTAAGAGAGCTGGTAAGTTCGGACTGTCTTCAGCTATCCTAGATGGAGTTAAGGTGTGTAGGGGCGACTACGTAGTAGTGATGGATGCTGACCTCCAGCACCCTCCTGAAGTGATTAAGGACCTCCTGAGCTACGTGGGTGAATGTGATGTAGTTGTCGCTTCTAGATATGTGAAAGGGGGTGGCGTTGTAGGGTTTCCGCTGACGAGACGTGTTATTTCTTTAGGAGCTACGTATATGGCTAGAGTATTAATTCCTCAAGCTAGGAAAGTTAGAGACCCTCTCTCAGGTTTTTTCCTGGCTAAGAAAGAACTCATAGAGAAGACTGAACTTGCAGTACCAAGCGGTTACAAGACACTTCTCGAGATAATATCACAACATAGTGACCTGAAAATATGCGAAGTGCCCTACATATTCCGAGCAAGAGTTAGAGGCAAGTCTAAGCTGAGTAGGAGAGAAATACTTAACTACGTGAAGCAGCTACTCATGATCATGCCTGATTATTACAAGTTTGCTATAGTGGGCGCTTCTGGGGTTTTCGTTAATCTAGGTGTTTTGTGGTTTTTGAGTTACATACTCTTAATACCACACTTCATTTCTTCAATAATAAGTATTGAAGCCTCTCTAATTAATAACTTCGTCTGGAATGATTTATGGACGTTTAAGAAGAGGAGGTTCGGAAAGCGCTGGCGGAGGCTCTTGAAATATCATGGTTCGACGATAGTAGGTATCCTAGCACAGTATGTCGTCTCACAAATCGCTTACTACACGTTATTGAGAGAATCACTGACTTCTCAAGCGCTAGGCGTCTTAACAGGGTTTGTAGCTAACTATCTCATTAGCAAGAAGTACGTGTGGACACAACCTAGACAGACTATGAGGATTGAGTCTCGCCTCTCATCTTAGTCAATACCTTGTTATACAGCATGTTAAGTATTTTCCTCT
This genomic window from Zestosphaera sp. contains:
- a CDS encoding NAD-dependent epimerase/dehydratase family protein, whose protein sequence is MKVLITGGAGFIGHNLALHLIRRGYDVVVVDSMERSNDYALRRLKKFGVPVVEGDVRRFSSYSNFDVVVHAAAYVSVEESVREPIKYLENNVLGTAKVGYECGKKGIKLVYLSSAAVYGEPQKLPIGEDHPTRPKSPYGLSKLQGEEILRNFATVYSLKYVTLRLFNVYGPGQNSSYAGVITSFIQRALNSEPLIIYGDGEQTRDFVYVGDVAEVIEFLIKEEVFDNETYNVGSGQPTTIKELAKTVMKLVNKDLPLIHEPPRPGDIRHSVADISKIMKLARIKPTPIEEGLEKTLSELRTDCSCLTSSLP
- a CDS encoding hydrolase encodes the protein MPFTPLHLGPPLILGYLLRRHIHWPTLIITSVLVDLEPLTILLLNLNTYPVHGYLHTFASAVLLGSLVGLVVWLFRKYFNHLFSLFVLTTRDSSLSSYMVAGFSGWFIHVLIDSPLYSDIRPLYPLNINPLYCPYVSDAIIKSCLYLTLIGVVIYLLHFYKTYLR
- a CDS encoding S8 family peptidase, with the protein product MRKLLVCLAIVFVLISVLIPTFAEARPASIRLIIGVNLSSNYLRAKSVIESLGSVVLEIPEISALVTEAPPHLLGYLKSLSFVKYVEEDKPIKTSTEVQWNVGLVEAPEVWALNTTYGDAAYGYQTSIRVAVVDTGISYTHTDLYGSIDWCVVSLRNTKTFYKGTNLKNCNDQNGHGTHVAGIIAARLNGFGVAGVAPKVVLYAVRVLDASGGGYVSDVAKGIVEATKGPDNTPGTSDDADVISMSLGGPHSQTLYDAILYAYSYNVVLVAAAGNEGASTPSCPACYSEVIAVGAIDQNLSVPSWSNKNPDLVAPGVNILSTWPRNRYVYLSGTSMSCPHVSAIVALMQAIRIADGKGKLTPTQVKEILTTTAIDLGTAGYDETYGYGLVNAVASVNEALNTP
- a CDS encoding ABC transporter ATP-binding protein codes for the protein MSERAVVVENLVKVYGRDSIGVDKVSFIVNSGEIYALVGPNGSGKTTTLRIISTLIKPTYGSVYVFGVDVVREPLRVRSMINYLPEEAGAYRDLTGLDFMKFMLSLRFSSRELGDAIEEAVKIADLGNYLRKPVRTYSKGMKRILAVSTVLASRPKLLILDEPTTGLDVERSLYVRDMIRKYNEHYGITVLLSSHNMLEVEYLSHRVGVLYKGRLIAEGAPEQLKKSLGAVNLEEAFMKLKMGRGVAE
- a CDS encoding ABC transporter permease; the encoded protein is MIAQLIKREVKAFIKNPGFIIGIILMISFYGILGNIVGSATKSAVEEVMESSVGLVLGEDTKLVRELIKLLNTTMGGRVRVYSSLDEAISETGVGILIPAGFTENATSLDKPVVLGGGVRVTTFSLTGAQARAGLLTTVSNTIERLLPLAISATYNVSLQPQKPVLVSGNISFYDKKISQEEFLAITALISFTPLFISLILGMNTTYASQLVAVEKVEKAFEMLLAQPIRRRDIVLAKILGASVASVLFGAVYLAGMLAMFVGTTGSVTAPAGTEQVSPIIITVNLLGPEILGLIGLTIVIGLISSGAIGVIIGSIVSDERIAGGLATPVMLVFIGIGFLTMFMGLPPNPVTAFLAGLTIVSLPYMYAISLLSGETVLITYSIIVAIGMCSLLIYVASTIFNRDIVVLGLRISWSKKTKERL
- a CDS encoding glycosyltransferase family 2 protein, giving the protein MKENDEMMSEVRVSVVVPTYNERENIDELLSRINTSLSGVDYEVVVVDDNSPDGTAERVIELSSIYPVKLVKRAGKFGLSSAILDGVKVCRGDYVVVMDADLQHPPEVIKDLLSYVGECDVVVASRYVKGGGVVGFPLTRRVISLGATYMARVLIPQARKVRDPLSGFFLAKKELIEKTELAVPSGYKTLLEIISQHSDLKICEVPYIFRARVRGKSKLSRREILNYVKQLLMIMPDYYKFAIVGASGVFVNLGVLWFLSYILLIPHFISSIISIEASLINNFVWNDLWTFKKRRFGKRWRRLLKYHGSTIVGILAQYVVSQIAYYTLLRESLTSQALGVLTGFVANYLISKKYVWTQPRQTMRIESRLSS